Proteins co-encoded in one Arachis hypogaea cultivar Tifrunner chromosome 13, arahy.Tifrunner.gnm2.J5K5, whole genome shotgun sequence genomic window:
- the LOC112733375 gene encoding beta-ureidopropionase, with amino-acid sequence MDDTKHREEEQVMSNEDDSKGSICGYDSLHRLLKDNLKPHLFHEVSRLLTGLNCGKPLETVVLPELASTLSAEHGFDLQAFCFQADKELLREPRVVRVGLIQNSIALPTTAHFTNQKKAIFDKLRPIIEAAGSSGVNILCLQEAWMMPFAFCTREKRWCEFAEPVDGESTEFLQCFALKYNMVIISPILERDINHGEVIWNTAVVIGNHGNVIGKHRKNHIPRVGDFNESTYYMEGNTGHPVFETAFGKIAINICYGRHHPLNWLAFGLNGAEIVFNPSATVGELSEPMWPIEARNAAIANSYFVASINRVGTETFPNAFTSGDGKPAHADFGHFYGSSHVSAPDSSCTPSLSRNRDGLLITDMDLNLCRQVKDRWGFRMTARYDMYADTLAHYVKPDFEPQIISDPLLHKKSL; translated from the exons ATGGACGACACCAAACACAGAGAAGAAGAACAAGTGATGAGCAATGAAGATGATTCGAAGGGTTCAATCTGTGGCTACGACTCACTTCACCGGCTTCTCAAGGATAATCTCAAACCCCATCTCTTCCAC GAAGTGAGCCGTTTGCTTACTGGTCTTAATTGTGGAAAACCACTTGAAACAGTTGTTCTCCCTGAATTAGCTTCCACTCTCTCTGCTGAGCATGGTTTTGACCTCCAG GCTTTCTGCTTTCAAGCTGACAAAGAACTATTAAGAGAACCTCGTGTAGTGAGGGTTGGCTTGATTCAGAACTCCATTGCCCTTCCAACAACTGCTCATTTTACAAACCAAAAGAAGGCTATCTTTGATAAACTAAGGCCAATCATTGAAGCTGCTGGTTCTTCAGGAGTCAACATATTATGCTTGCAA GAAGCATGGATGATGCCATTTGCCTTCTGTACACGAGAGAAGAGGTGGTGTGAATTTGCAGAACCTGTTGATGGGGAATCAACCGAATTTTTGCAATGCTTTGCCCTCAAATATAACATGGTTATTATAAGTCCAATCCTTGAGAGGGATATTAACCATGGAGAGGTTATTTGGAACACTGCTGTTGTAATTGGAAATCACGGCAATGTAATAGGAAAGCATAGAAAG AACCATATACCAAGAGTTGGAGACTTCAATGAAAGCACATACTATATGGAAGGAAATACTGGCCACCCTGTATTTGAAACAGCATTTGGAAAGATTGCCATTAACATATGCTATGGTAGGCACCATCCATTAAACTGGTTAGCCTTTGGCCTAAATGGTGCAGAGATTGTTTTCAACCCTTCTGCCACTGTGGGTGAACTCAGTGAACCAATGTGGCCAATAGAG GCACGAAATGCTGCAATAGCAAATAGTTATTTTGTTGCTTCAATCAATCGTGTTGGGACTGAGACATTCCCTAATGCATTTACTTCTGGTGACGGGAAGCCAGCGCACGCCGATTTCGGGCACTTTTATGGATCAAGCCATGTTTCAGCACCAGATTCATCCTGCACGCCATCTCTGTCCCGGAACAGGGATGGCTTATTAATCACAGACATGGATCTCAACTTGTGCAGACAGGTGAAAGACCGGTGGGGCTTTAGAATGACTGCTAGGTACGATATGTATGCCGATACACTAGCTCACTATGTCAAACCAGACTTTGAGCCTCAGATAATCAGTGACCCCTTGTTGCACAAGAAGTCCTTGTAA